The proteins below come from a single Aspergillus oryzae RIB40 DNA, chromosome 5 genomic window:
- a CDS encoding uncharacterized protein (ankyrin repeat) — translation MRLLKTTKSEVGHFEIELFTDEQLHNLPYAILSHTWGPDEVTLQNINDPLVKSWTGYMKIEQCCAIAYSSGYDYVWIDTCCIDKTSSTELSEAINSMFLWYQEAKTTFEDSDKMSLRRRVSQCTRIPESILAGERNLDTFSTAQRMSWAAERQTTRVEDLAYCLMGLFGVNMPLIYGEREAAFIRLQEEILKISEDHSLFAWKSSDTRNGLLATSPAAFIDSHDIVPCETFDTFGSPLIISGGGIHVDVCFVGLERIGLGLAVLQCKKLDGMSTSVAIFVQDTSLTFELERFKRVYCDDFRLVDLGSGRITRVKSPRGDEEYNNLEPPHIYPNPIQTQTIEWGSPRVEVYLWLLLTQSNLGAALNAVSNGRTPLSWAAENGLENYVRILLRKGATIEVDSGLVEAPLSLASRNGHTATVRLLLDKGAGVDAKDHKGWTPLVHAILADKVSIVKMLLDYGADINASDKNARTPLMHAIKTQDTTTIKMILNENPDIEAKDDKGQTPLMHAIWTRHIAIINVILSKNPDIEARNREGQSPLIQAIMTQDTATIKVILRKNPNIEARDNKHRTPLMHALNIANRTIIRMLLKKNADIEARNEQGLTPLMLAIIETLNGHISCPTRKNIVEVLILHGADINAKNLHGETPLSIATKEGHGDIVELLLRNGAIRETTRQTPMAWLARMSQQGILKLFGSES, via the exons ATGCGTCTCCTCAAGACCACGAAGTCTGAAGTGGGCCACTTCGAAATTGAACTATTCACGGACGAACAACTCCACAATCTGCCATATGCAATCCTTTCCCATACTTGGGGTCCAGACGAGGTTACTCTGCAAAATATCAATGACCCCCTCGTAAAGTCCTGGACGGGCTATATGAAGATTGAACAATGCTGCGCGATAGCCTACAGTTCCGGGTATGACTACGTGTGGATAGACACTTGCTGCATTGATAAAACAAGCAGCACAGAGTTATCAGAGGCAATAAACTCTATGTTCCTCTGGTACCAGGAGGCCAAG ACCACATTCGAAGACA GTGATAAGATGAGCCTCAGAAGGAGGGTATCCCAATGTACTCGTATACCTGAAAGCATCCTTGCAGGCGAGAGAAATCTTGATACGTTCAGCACCGCACAGAGAATGTCATGGGCAGCGGAAAGACAGACAACCAGAGTCGAGGACCTTGCGTATTGTTTAATGGGGCTATTTGGCGTCAATATGCCGCTGATCTATGGGGAAAGAGAGGCGGCGTTTATTAGGCtccaggaagagatcttAAAGATCTCCGAAGACCATAGTCTATTTGCTTGGAAGTCTTCGGATACTCGCAATGGTCTGCTTGCTACCTCTCCGGCTGCCTTTATCGACTCGCACGATATTGTCCCGTGTGAGACATTTGATACATTCGGCAGCCCTTTGATTATAAGCGGCGGGGGGATTCATGTCGACGTTTGCTTCGTCGGTTTAGAGCGCATCGGACTGGGGCTGGCTGTTTTACAATGCAAGAAATTGGATGGGATGTCTACGTCGGTCGCCATCTTTGTGCAGGACACCTCTTTGACATTCGAATTGGAGCGATTCAAGAGAGTTTACTGTGACGACTTTCGACTTGTTGATCTCGGAAG TGGTCGCATCACACGGGTTAAAAGCCCAAGAGGCGACGAAGAATACAACAACCTTGAGCCGCCCCATATCTACCCAAATCCTATACAGACGCAGACCATCGAGTGGGGTAGCCCAAGGGTAGAGGTTTATCTATGGTTGTTGCTTACGCAGAGCAATCTTGGAGCAGCCTTGAATGCGGTTTCGAATGGCCGGACGCCACTATCGTGGGCTGCTGAGAATGGCCTCGAGAATTATGTCAGAATTCTACTTAGGAAAGGCGCTACCATAGAGGTCGATAGCGGGTTGGTTGAGGCGCCCTTATCCCTGGCGTCTCGGAACGGACATACTGCTACAGTCAGGCTGCTACTGGATAAGGGTGCCGGTGTTGACGCAAAGGACCACAAGGGTTGGACACCACTAGTCCATGCTATCCTTGCTGATAAAGTATCTATTGTAAAGATGTTACTTGATTATGGAGCCGATATCAACGCAAGTGATAAGAATGCTCGGACACCATTAATGCATGCTATTAAAACTCAGGATACAACTACTATCAAGATGATACTAAACGAAAACCCTGACATTGAAGCGAAGGATGACAAAGGCCAAACACCATTAATGCATGCGATTTGGACTCGACATATAGCTATTATCAATGTCATACTTAGCAAGAATCCTGACATCGAGGCACGAAACAGGGAAGGTCAATCGCCATTGATCCAGGCTATCATGACTCAAGACACAGCTACTATCAAGGTGATACTCAGGAAGAACCCTAACATTGAGGCTAGAGATAATAAACATCGAACACCATTGATGCATGCTCTGAACATTGCAAACCGAACTATTATTAGGatgctgctcaagaagaatgcCGATATCGAGGCAAGGAATGAACAAGGTCTAACACCACTGATGCTTGCCATTATTGAGACGCTGAACGGGCATATATCATGCCCTACAAGAAAGAACATTGTCGAAGTGCTGATTTTACACGGTGCTGATATCAATGCGAAGAATCTGCATGGCGAGACACCATTGTCGATTGCCACGAAGGAAGGGCACGGGGATATCGTCGAATTGCTGCTGCGCAACGGCGCTATTCGTGAAACAACCCGTCAAACACCAATGGCATGGCTAGCTAGAATGTCGCAACAGGGCATTCTCAAGCTCTTTGGATCAGAGTCTTAG
- a CDS encoding D-mandelate dehydrogenase-like dehydrogenase (glyoxylate/hydroxypyruvate reductase (D-isomer-specific 2-hydroxy acid dehydrogenase superfamily)), with protein sequence MAPQFRILHIGDNIKYNHDVYARFSSEFEIIQPSAEEREREEFMRALKERRWGDFHAIFRPFWNTGGEMGRWDRELIPLLPKSVKIMASAGAGYDWADVDVFAEHGIIYCNGAAASSESVADMTIFLILSVFRNLVWSHQAAHSANPQAFADAHKNSPLTARNPRNHVLGIIGLGQIGYMIAQKAHAAFGMKIAYHDLFRKSPEQESRVGATYYKDLESLLADADCVVVATPFAGKTLLTLERFRQFKKGARFINIARGSLVDEEALVQVLDEGHLVAAGLDVHANEPYVHPRLVKHPRVMAMSHNAGGTVDTHIGFERLAMENIEGFLLKGKALTPVNAHLLKSKSSL encoded by the exons ATGGCCCCCCAATTCCGCATTCTCCACATCGGCGACAACATCAAATACAACCACGATGTCTACGCCCGCTTCAGCTCCGAATTCGAAATCATCCAGCCCAGCGCCGAAGAGCGTGAACGGGAAGAGTTCATGCGGGCCCTGAAAGAGCGTCGCTGGGGGGACTTCCATGCCATCTTCCGGCCCTTCTGGAACACGGGCGGCGAGATGGGGCGCTGGGATCGAGAGTTGATTCCGCTTTTGCCTAAGAGCGTGAAGATCATGGCGTCGGCGGGGGCCGGATATGATTGGGCGGATGTGGATGTGTTTGCTGAGCATG GAATAATCTACTGCAACGGCGCCGCCGCAAGTTCGGAATCCGTCGCCGACATGACCATCTTCCTAATCCTGTCCGTCTTCCGCAACCTGGTCTGGTCCCACCAAGCCGCCCACTCGGCCAATCCCCAAGCCTTCGCCGACGCCCACAAAAACTCGCCCCTCACGGCGCGCAACCCACGCAACCACGTCCTGGGCATCATCGGCCTAGGCCAAATCGGGTACATGATCGCCCAGAAGGCGCACGCCGCCTTCGGCATGAAGATCGCCTACCACGATCTCTTCCGGAAGAGTCCCGAGCAGGAGTCTCGGGTCGGCGCGACGTACTACAAGGATTTGGAGTCGTTGCTGGCTGACGCGGATTGCGTGGTTGTAGCGACGCCGTTTGCTGGGAAGACGTTGCTGACGTTGGAGCGGTTTCGGCAGTTTAAGAAGGGAGCGAGGTTTATTAATATTGCGCGCGGGTCgttggtggatgaggaggcgTTGGTGCAGGTGCTTGATGAGGGTCATTTGGTCGCTGCTGGGCTGGATGTTCATGCCAATGAGCCGTATGTGCATCCGCGGTTGGTGAAGCATCCCAGGGTTATGGCGATGTCGCATAACGCGGGTGGGACGGTCGATACTCATATTGGGTTTGAGAGGTTGGCGATGGAGAATATTGAGGGCTTTTTGTTGAAGGGGAAGGCTTTGACGCCGGTTAATGCCCATTTGTTGAAGAGTAAGAGTTCTTTGTAG
- a CDS encoding ferric reductase family protein (ferric reductase, NADH/NADPH oxidase and related proteins): MGVDQIGPGKQHTRYDHPPMNPALATPLYVLGGFFVVSFLSRSIIRLRHHRRLREILREDKQERFARNGALSAFFNKHVFYAPLWSLRHSREFRLLGRIHMGIIPLRLEAVLLLAYFVLNIIFFFVLANWWSGYEETMYQIKYAAGHLCVMNLPALVLTAARNNPLIPMLGLQFDTFNLMHRWIGRLIIGEAVVHMACVVASEAKEMSMSKVTHLLWNTPFFIEGFVALIAFMVILFQSTSPIRHAFYEFFLHLHILLAITSFVGLWYHLRGLALQRVLLVTLILWGLDRIGRLGSIIWRNFGKQRTMATVELLPGDVARVDVALARSWTFKPGQYMYLYMPSLGLWTSHPFSVAWTDDRTNLTEKRGSNDSLSILLGGPKREVMSFLIKRRDGFTNKLLEKVNKSMEGKFTASALVEGPFGGLHSLSSYGTVLLIAGGIGVTHPMSYLHEIMSGFSQKSTAVRKVSLIWVIRSIDHLEWIQPWMTSLLNHPALQVPNEQKSHTYFQFPELSLSIQIYLTVSESTDEYSLDESPWTNSAPPSVPISMVFGKPSFDQILESEKTQQVGAMAVSVCGPGGMGDDVRKCVRDNQGTQTIDLYEASFCW; encoded by the exons ATGGGAGTAGATCAGATAGGACCGGGGAAGCAACACACCCGATATGACCACCCTCCTATGAACCCTGCTCTGGCCACGCCTCTGTATGTCCTTGGAGGCTTTTTTGTTGTCTCATTCCTCAGCCGCTCTATCATAAGGCTACGACACCATCGACGTCTGCGTGAGATCCTTCGAGAAGATAAACAGGAAAGGTTCGCTCGAAACGGTGCTCTTTCAGCGTTTTTCAACAAGCATGTCTTCTACGCACCGTTATGGTCGCTTCGACACAGTCGCGAGTTTCGCCTCCTGGGCCGGATCCACATGGGGATAATCCCACTACGGCTGGAGGCTGTTCTACTGCTTGCCTACTTCGTGCTGaacatcatcttcttctttgtgcTTGCCAACTGGTGGTCGGGTTATGAGGAGACCATGTACCAAATCAAATATGCCGCTGGTCATCTTTGTGTGATGAATCTGCCCGCCCTTGTTCTCACCGCTGCTCGTAACAACCCCCTTATCCCAATGCTAGGGTTGCAGTTTGACACATTCAACCTGATGCATCGATGGATTGGGCGTCTCATCATCGGCGAGGCCGTAGTTCATATGGCCTGTGTGGTAGCCAGTGAGGCCAAAGAAA TGAGCATGTCAAAGGTGACCCATCTTCTCTGGAACACACCCTTCTTCATAGAAGGATTTGTT GCTCTGATTGCCTTCATGGTGATACTGTTTCAGTCCACATCCCCTATTAGACATGCCTTTTACGAGTTCTTCCTTCATCTGCATATTCTACTTGCCATAACATCATTTGTGGGACTCTGGTATCACCTTCGTGGATTGGCTCTTCAACGTGTTCTGCTGGTCACACTCATTCTTTGGGGTCTTGAT AGAATTGGGCGCTTGGGGAGTATTATATGGCGCAATTTTGGGAAACAACGTACAATGGCTACTGTGGAGCTTCTTCCTGGCGATGTAGCTCGCGTTGATGTAGCCCTGGCGCGGTCATGGACATTCAAACCCGGGCAATACATGTATCTCTACATGCCTTCGCTTGGGCTTTGGACGTCGCATCCCTTCTCCGTGGCATGGACAGACGACAGAACAAATTTGACAGAAAAGCGCGGATCCAATGATTCACTCAGCATCTTGTTGGGAGGCCCGAAGCGTGAAGTCATGTCCTTCCTGATTAAGCGACGGGACGGATTTACGAATAAGCTTCTTGAGAAGGTTAACAAGTCGATGGAGGGAAAGTTCACCGCGTCCGCTCTAGTAGAAGGTCCTTTCG GCGGTCTCCATTCTCTATCCTCTTACGGGACAGTCCTTCTGATCGCAGGCGGTATTGGGGTCACGCATCCAATGTCTTACTTACATGAGATTATGAGTGGATTTTCGCAGAAGTCGACGGCTGTTCGGAAGGTCAGCCTGATCTGGGTTATCCGCAGTATCG ACCATCTGGAATGGATCCAGCCGTGGATGACATCTCTCTTGAACCATCCAGCGCTTCAAGTACCGAACGAACAAAAAAGCCATACCTACTTTCAGTTCCCAGAACTATCGCTCTCTATCCAAATATACTTAACGGTAAGTGAAAGCACAGACGAGTACTCACTCGACGAGAGCCCTTGGACCAATTCCGCGCCGCCAAGCGTGCCAATCAGTATGGTCTTTGGCAAGCCATCCTTCGACCAAATCCTAGAGAGCGAGAAGACACAACAAGTAGGAGCGATGGCAGTCAGCGTGTGCGGACCAGGCGGGATGGGCGATGACGTCCGCAAATGCGTTCGGGATAATCAGGGGACGCAAACTATAGATTTATACGAGGCGTCGTTTTGCTGGTAG
- a CDS encoding basic helix-loop-helix domain-containing protein (predicted DNA-binding protein): MAMPGMGSDFQLFSPAQSSDRRESQTDSMVFPQSSPEDSGQDWTQWMRWDDHSFPETTNEITQSPFDFPFTSPGTSIGKQSLGAVQKSEFSPDISLDCVTNLPFDSFLGQDGGGGLPPHRSSNAGTDMQSAQSTTSGSPMSLAGAKRKSGSDDDGSTVSGLAPPGKKMPSKKRAHNVIEKRYRANLNEKIAELRDSVPSLRASRHLVDEDDGEGVTPANKLNKASILSKATEYIRHLEIRNKRLEDENTALKNRLRQLDKAVDQNVTSAASVSSPSNYTESGASSSPSVFSNAEDVPSDPSPTSLHPPEGMIKVPDAFKRMRAAAPRDESWSQSYIQYPSSGNASPQPGSRKRSHYPNKYMLGALAGLMVFEGMSSEKKTESTAKGLLAIPVNFFNNLQLPPAGYWVTWARSFWYSWHARAISHFLILATLVVGSAFIVFVYLFNSGGPGLQYSSSKSASATLSSSNFRRQAWLTSIQRVGVPRHTFFHEWYVVTSRCFEYVLRCLLGWKLYSWATGITEEDEKGRVKTWDIAIDAQLAGGDAEVSKSRLVLTIFAAGTLPRSPMRMMLKALHVRILLWRVGDPGSWTFNVSNDIARSLARYQWDLARKMNSSLPEDHPDVLPSHLSALLELDSEEVMIDSVIQRAANLTWNRPTQEGTDGDEALLDVVEEDPAIQSSLDALAAWWSSHLLQRALLRYFEASAGGQDRRKSRDAFKSKLRTALNVAPQPSAAHTRALVMKAVFFEQDRVANINMVLAALPKDKGNTKKAQASNFLDSSLPVSVRDEINIAVRCAMIAAIFTARTTGDTSLPASFTMQKAVSWFNQLPLDPVELTLLGFAATYHLLHVLASDTDYMNSSDSSVPSSPVSRHRSLSDNESDRPAPSHNPKCSPLIPNLSRVASELSYWAKNAYNPAFYGFTSHLVGVVDAECKTLCHSAGVDLIDYSRIQEERSKAIRNKDEKKKKKPRKKSNEDSRQTRWAISNSKPAQCPSPESSREVEA, encoded by the coding sequence ATGGCTATGCCTGGCATGGGTAGCgatttccagctcttctcccCCGCCCAGTCTTCGGACAGAAGAGAGTCGCAGACGGACTCCATGGTGTTCCCACAGTCATCCCCGGAGGATTCGGGTCAGGATTGGACacaatggatgagatggGATGACCACTCCTTCCCAGAGACCACCAATGAAATTACCCAGTCGCCCTTCGATTTCCCATTCACCTCGCCCGGCACCTCTATCGGCAAGCAGAGCCTTGGTGCTGTTCAGAAGTCCGAGTTCTCCCCAGATATTTCACTCGATTGCGTGACGAATCTTCCGTTTGACTCCTTCCTAGGCCAGGATGGCGGTGGCGGGCTCCCCCCTCATCGAAGTTCAAATGCTGGCACAGATATGCAGTCTGCCCAGTCGACCACATCTGGATCGCCTATGTCTCTAGCAGGCGCTAAACGCAAGTCCGGTAGCGATGACGATGGATCAACTGTTAGCGGCTTAGCCCCACCCGGAAAGAAGATGCCTTCGAAGAAACGCGCCCACAATGTGATCGAAAAGCGATACCGAGCCAACCTGAATGAGAAAATCGCCGAGCTCAGAGATAGCGTCCCCAGTCTTCGGGCTTCGAGACATCTGGtcgatgaagacgacggggAGGGTGTCACGCCAGCCAacaagctgaacaaggccTCTATCCTTTCCAAGGCAACTGAGTATATTCGACATCTGGAAATCCGTAATAAGCGACTTGAAGATGAAAACACTGCTCTTAAGAATAGACTACGGCAATTGGATAAGGCCGTCGATCAGAATGTAACATCTGCGGCCTCAGTTTCTTCACCGAGCAATTACACCGAGTCTGGAGCCAGCTCCTCACCTAGCGTCTTCTCAAACGCCGAGGATGTTCCCAGTGATCCCTCTCCGACCTCTCTTCACCCCCCAGAGGGTATGATCAAGGTGCCCGATGCCTTCAAGCGCATGCGGGCTGCGGCTCCGAGAGACGAGTCTTGGTCACAGTCTTACATCCAATACCCAAGCAGCGGTAATGCATCCCCTCAGCCGGGTAGCCGCAAACGCTCTCACTATCCTAATAAATACATGCTGGGCGCGCTTGCTGGTCTTATGGTTTTCGAGGGAATGAGttcagaaaagaagacagagTCGACAGCAAAAGGACTCTTGGCTATCCCAGTCAACTTTTTCAACAACCTGCAACTACCACCGGCCGGATATTGGGTTACGTGGGCCCGGAGCTTCTGGTATTCATGGCACGCTCGCGCTATTTCCCACTTTCTCATCCTTGCCACTCTCGTCGTCGGCAGTGCGTTTATTGTTTTCGTGTACCTTTTCAACTCCGGCGGGCCTGGGCTTCAGtactcctcttccaaatcaGCTTCGGCCACGCTGTCGTCCAGCAACTTCCGGCGTCAGGCTTGGCTGACTAGCATCCAGCGGGTTGGAGTACCCCGGCATACGTTTTTCCACGAGTGGTATGTTGTGACGTCGAGATGTTTTGAATACGTCTTGCGTTGTCTACTAGGATGGAAGCTCTACTCATGGGCCACAGGAATtaccgaagaggatgaaaaagGTCGAGTGAAGACATGGGACATCGCGATCGATGCTCAACTAGCTGGAGGTGACGCAGAGGTTAGCAAAAGTCGTCTCGTTTTGACCATTTTCGCTGCTGGTACCCTTCCTCGAAGCCCAATGCGAATGATGCTTAAAGCTTTGCATGTTCGCATTTTGCTTTGGCGCGTGGGCGACCCAGGTTCTTGGACCTTTAACGTCTCCAACGACATTGCGCGTAGCCTGGCCCGGTACCAATGGGACCTTGCTCGGAAAATGAATTCGTCCCTGCCAGAGGACCACCCAGATGTCCTCCCAAGTCATCTGTCTGCCTTACTCGAGCTTGATAGTGAGGAGGTCATGATTGACAGTGTCATCCAGAGAGCCGCAAATCTCACCTGGAACCGTCCCACCCAAGAAGGGACGGATGGCGATGAGGCCTTACTTGACGTAGTGGAGGAGGATCCTGCCATTCAATCCTCGTTGGATGCGCTTGCTGCTTGGTGGTCTAGCCATCTGTTACAACGAGCCCTTCTGAGATACTTCGAGGCCAGTGCTGGCGGCCAAGACAGGAGGAAGAGCCGCGATGCTTTCAAATCCAAACTCAGAACAGCTCTCAATGTAGCGCCTCAGCCGTCGGCGGCGCATACGCGTGCTCTGGTTATGAAAGCTGTTTTCTTCGAACAAGATCGCGTTGCGAATATTAACATGGTTCTTGCAGCTCTGCCCAAGGACAAAGGAAACACCAAGAAAGCACAGGCTTCAAACTTCTTGGACTCTTCTCTCCCCGTATCTGTTCGTGATGAGATCAATATTGCCGTGCGTTGTGCAATGATTGCAGCCATCTTCACAGCACGGACCACCGGGGATACCTCTCTCCCGGCGTCCTTCACGATGCAGAAAGCCGTTTCCTGGTTTAACCAGCTACCTTTGGACCCCGTTGAGCTGACGCTCCTTGGATTCGCCGCTACCTATCATCTTCTGCACGTTCTGGCCTCAGATACCGACTACATGAATTCATCCGATTCCTCagttccctcttctcctgtTTCTAGACATCGATCCTTGTCTGACAATGAGTCCGACAGACCAGCACCATCCCACAACCCGAAATGCTCGCCTCTGATCCCCAATCTAAGTCGTGTGGCTTCAGAGCTATCGTACTGGGCGAAGAACGCGTATAACCCGGCTTTCTATGGATTTACTTCTCATCTCGTCGGAGTTGTTGACGCAGAGTGCAAAACCCTGTGCCATAGCGCGGGGGTCGATTTGATCGACTATTCTCGTATCCAAGAGGAGCGCAGTAAGGCTATACGGAATaaggacgagaagaagaagaagaagccacGCAAAAAGTCAAATGAGGATTCGCGACAAACCAGGTGGGCGATCTCTAATAGCAAACCAGCCCAATGCCCCAGCCCGGAAAGTTCGCGTGAGGTTGAGGCTTGA
- a CDS encoding uncharacterized protein (beta-fructofuranosidase (invertase)), giving the protein MYIKPFILPALAAVAQAASYSGDLRPQTHFSPPSNFMNDPNGLFYDSKRGVYHLYYQYNPTATVAGNQHWGHATSPDLYHWTNQPIALAGDKPEEYIFSGSAVVDSNNTSGFFPDQDDGVIAIYTVDTPTLETQHIAYSRDGGYTFTKYENNPVIDIGSKQFRDPQVVWHPETQQWVMTIAYAQDLVIGFYTSPNLKDWTHASNFTQEGLPGDQFECPNLVKLSVDRAVSEETSKFVLFISVNPGAPLGGSGTFYVVGDFNGTHFTSEVVQETLFDFSKDNYAAQWYSGIPENEPPVSIGWASNWDYTEEVPTGPLEGWRSAMTLPRAHTLTKVNGVWTVTHSPFEGLSALKGRQLVSKSVHSGDVKANFSGVPSNAVYFDVTLKGIDVAKPTGRVNFNFTSSVSGEFLDGGVSLDDSSFWISRAGTHLFTIEDNGNYTSSSTTTISSFGNGTFSFSGVIDRSVFEVFLGQDGIQSGTMTFFPSSPLDTLAVSAEDLGDRASVSVKAWGLQSGWNSTTASKRFRA; this is encoded by the exons ATGTATATCAAACCATTCATCCTTCCTGCCCTTGCGGCAGTTGCACAAGCTGCCAGCTATTCTGGAGACCTTCGGCCTCAAACTCActtctctccaccttccAATTTCATGAACGATCCAAACGGTCTCTTCTATGATAGCAAGAGGGGCGTGTATCACTTATACTATCAGT ATAATCCTACAGCGACAGTAGCTGGGAATCAGCACTGGGGTCATGCCACCAGCCCTGATCTATACCACTGGACGAATCAACCTATCGCCCTCGCTGGGGATAAGCCTGAGGAGTATATCTTTTCAGGCTCTGCTGTGGTGGACAGCAACAACACCTCAGGATTCTTTCCCGATCAGGACGATGGCGTCATAGCCATCTACACAGTAGATACCCCGACACTGGAAACACAGCACATTGCTTATTCTCGCGATGGTGGATACACTTTCACCAAGTATGAGAACAACCCGGTCATCGACATTGGCTCAAAGCAGTTCCGTGACCCGCAGGTGGTGTGGCATCCTGAAACTCAGCAATGGGTGATGACTATTGCCTATGCGCAGGACTTGGTCATTGGATTTTATACCTCGCCCAATCTCAAAGACTGGACACATGCGTCGAATTTCACCCAGGAAGGGCTGCCGGGCGACCAATTCGAATGCCCCAACTTGGTCAAGCTTTCGGTGGATCGCGCTGTGTCTGAGGAGACGAGCAAGTTCGTGCTTTTCATTTCCGTGAACCCTGGCGCTCCTCTTGGAGGTTCGGGAACATTTTATGTGGTCGGCGATTTCAACGGCACCCATTTCACCTCTGAAGTTGTTCAGGAGACactttttgatttctctaAGGACAACTATGCGGCTCAGTGGTATTCTGGTATTCCTGAGAACGAGCCTCCTGTCTCCATTGGGTGGGCTAGCAACTGGGATTACACCGAAGAAGTCCCCACTGGCCCGCTTGAAGGCTGGAGGAGCGCCATGACTTTACCTAGAGCGCACACCCTAACCAAGGTCAACGGAGTCTGGACTGTGACTCACAGCCCGTTTGAGGGCCTTTCTGCTCTTAAGGGCAGACAGCTTGTGAGCAAGAGTGTCCACTCTGGGGATGTGAAGGCGAACTTCTCTGGGGTCCCATCGAATGCAGTATATTTCGATGTGACACTGAAGGGCATCGATGTTGCCAAGCCTACCGGACGCGTAAACTTCAACTTTACCTCCTCTGTATCGGGTGAATTCCTCGACGGAGGGGTGTCTCTGGATGATAGTTCTTTCTGGATCAGCAGAGCTGGAACCCATCTTTTCACGATTGAAGATAATGGAAATTATACATCATCTTCTACAACAACTATCTCCTCCTTTGGCAACGGCACATTCAGCTTCTCGGGCGTTATTGACCGCTCTGTGTTTGAAGTCTTCCTTGGTCAGGACGGGATCCAAAGCGGAACCATGACTTTCTTCCCAAGCTCCCCACTCGATACCTTGGCTGTTTCCGCAGAGGATCTCGGTGATCGGGCTAGCGTTAGTGTTAAGGCTTGGGGCCTTCAGAGCGGCTGGAACTCAACAACAGCCAGTAAGAGGTTCCGCGCCTGA
- a CDS encoding dihydrodipicolinate synthase family protein (dihydrodipicolinate synthase/N-acetylneuraminate lyase), translating into MGSHVTPQPHVPKAGVWCPAITFFDHSTDTIDFDAQKKYYSYLSKTGLAGLVILGTNSEAFLLTREERAQCIAAAREAVGPDFPLMAGVGAHSTKQVLELAHDAAGAGANYLLVLPPAYFGKATTPAVVKKFFADVARQSPLPVVVYNFPGVCNGVDLDSETITAIVRESAASRGDGKSNVVGVKLTCASVGKITRLAATLKPEEFAVYGGQCDFLIGGLSVGSAGCIGAFANVFPKTSAKIYELYKAGKVAEALDLQQKAALAESPCKSGIASTKYAAAIYSAPLAGIEGAEEKAKPRTPYEEPGEGAKKTVRELMDSVAKLEVCI; encoded by the coding sequence atgggcTCCCACGTCACCCCGCAACCCCACGTCCCCAAAGCCGGGGTATGGTGTCCCGCCATTACATTCTTCGACCACAGCACCGACACAATCGACTTCGACGCACAAAAGAAATACTACTCCTACCTCTCCAAGACCGGACTAGCGGGCCTAGTCATCCTCGGCACAAACTCCGAGgccttcctcctcacccGCGAAGAGCGTGCCCAATGTATCGCTGCCGCTCGCGAAGCCGTCGGTCCCGATTTCCCGCTCATGGCCGGTGTGGGTGCCCACTCCACAAAGCAGGTGCTTGAGTTAGCGCATGATGCTGCGGGTGCGGGTGCGAATTACTTGCTTGTTCTCCCACCGGCGTATTTCGGAAAGGCGACGACGCCGGCCGTTGTGAAGAAATTCTTTGCGGATGTGGCGCGTCAGTCGCCGTTGCCGGTTGTTGTGTACAACTTCCCTGGGGTGTGTAATGGGGTTGATCTTGATTCGGAGACTATTACGGCTATTGTGCGCGAGTCTGCTGCCAGCCGgggagatggaaagagtaATGTGGTGGGTGTGAAGTTGACTTGTGCTTCGGTGGGTAAGATTACGAGGTTGGCGGCCACACTTAAGCCGGAGGAGTTTGCTGTTTATGGCGGGCAGTGTGATTTCTTGATTGGAGGGCTTAGTGTTGGATCTGCTGGGTGCATTGGGGCGTTTGCCAATGTGTTCCCCAAAACTTCGGCCAAGATTTATGAGTTGTATAAGGCCGGGAAGGTGGCGGAGGCCTTGGACTTGCAGCAGAAGGCGGCGCTAGCGGAGAGTCCCTGCAAGAGTGGCATTGCGTCTACTAAATATGCTGCCGCAATTTACTCGGCGCCCTTGGCCGGAATTGAGGgggccgaggagaaggcgaagccGAGGACGCCGTACGAGGAACCCGGAGAGGGTGCTAAGAAGACGGTGAGGGAGTTGATGGACTCGGTAGCCAAGCTTGAAGTTTGCATCTAG